The genomic stretch CGATGCCCGCCAAAGCGATCAGTCCGCCTATCGCGGTCGTCACCGGCACCGTCTGGTGCAGCACGATGAATGCCAGCACCGCTGCGATGAGCGGCTGCGAAAGAAAGCTGACGGCCACGACGGCCGCCGGCAAATAGCCCAGTGAGCGCTGGATGAGCGTGTGCCCCACGATCGTGACGATAAGCGCGAGCGCGAGAGCCAGCCACAGGTCGTGCAGCGTTATCGCGGGCGAGTAGCGCGTCGCCGCCATCATCAGCCACGTGCACACGGCGCACGAGATGTAGACGACGGTGGCGTAGCGCGTCGTGTCCACGCGTATCCGGACGCGCCGCCCGATGAGCAAGTACCACGTTTCGGCGAGCGCCGCCGATAGTGCGAGCGCATCACCGGCGAGCGCGGATCCCGATATCCGTATGTCCATACCTGCCACGACCAACGTCCCCGCGACGGCGACCAAGATGCCGGCGACCGCAAGCGGCCTCGGCTTTTCCGCGAAGAACATCGCGCCGAAGAGCGCGATCCAAATCGGATCGGTGCTCACGAAAAGCATCGCGCTCGAAACCGAAGTGAAGTGAAGGCCGACGGCCCACAGCGTGAGATCGATTGCGAACAGCGCACCGGCGGTGATGGAAAGTGCGAGATCCCCGCGGCGCATCGCCGTCTGCGCTGCCGCGCGCGCACCGCGCCTCGAGAACGCGAGGAGCGGCAAGACCAAGAGCGCGGCGAATAGACTGCGATATGCCACCATGGCCATCGCCGGCGCATGCGCGAGCGAATAGAAGATGCCCGCGCACGACAAGCCGATGACGCCCAGCAAGAGCAGCGGGTAGCGCGCAACGGCGCTCCCGCGTGGCTCGCCGGCCGTCAACGGTCGCGAGCGGCGGTGTCCAGCGCCCGTTCTTGTTCGCGTGTCTCCTTGCGCTGGCGGTAGCGCAATTCGCCTTGCTGGTAGCGAAGTTTCTCGCTGGCTGTTTCCGGGATGACGGGCAGAACGGACGCCGGTCGCCCTCGTTCGTCCAAGGCGACGAAAATGAGATACGCCGATGCGACGTGGTTACGTTTGCCGGTCGCCAGATTTTCGGTGTCGATATGAACGCCGACTTCCATCGACGTCTTGTGCGTGAAGTTGACTGCCGACTTCAATTCGATCATATCGCCGATGCGCACGGGGTGCAGAAAATCCAAGCGGTCGATGCTTGCAGTGACGCACAGCTTCCCCGCGTGGCGGATCGCCGCTGCGGCAGCCGCTTGGTCGACCAGCTTCATGATGTGGCCGCCGTGGACGTTTCCCATCGGGTTGGCGTCGGCAGGTTCGGCAAGTGTGGCGAGAACGGTGACGGAGGCGGCAACGGGCTTGCCGGCTGGAATTACGGCTTTTTGGTCGGTCATGGGCTCACGTGTTCGCCTCGCGCGACCGGGGTTCCGGGGCCTAGAGGATACCGGCGAACTAATGATGCGCTAGCCGGGACACGGGGCCGGGTGTCACGTATCAAGCACTATCGTGCAACTTTTCTGCGTCGGAACGGTAGATTAAGGTGACGGGAGGTTCGGTCATCAACGCGACGGTGCCGGGAGACGAGACGCTCGTAGCGCTCGTGCTCAAAGGAAACTCCCAGGCTTTCGCGCCGCTCGTGGAGCGCCATCAGCGCGGGATCGTCAACTTCATCTACGCATGCGTCCGCTCGGGCGAGGACGCAAACGATCTAGCCCAGGAGACTTTCATGCGCGCATACGCCCACCTTCGGACCTTCAACCCGACGCTCGGCAAGTTCTCAACATGGCTTTATCAGATCGCGCGCAACGTCGCCCGCACACATCTCGGCAAAGAGAGCCGCCGGCCGCAGACCGAAGATCTCTACGAAGACGAAACAATCGAGCAGCGCCTGCCGGAGACGAGACGCGATGCCGCGCCCGAAGCGACGCTCATCGCCGCCGAGGACGAGGCGCTCGTGCGCGATGCGCTCGCCCACATTCCCGAAAAGATGCGCGCCGCGTTGGCGTTACGTTTTTTCAATCATCTCGAATATCAGGAAATAGCAGATACGATGCAAGTGACCCTCGGCAACGTCAAGACGCTGATCCACCGCGGCAAGGCGGCGTTGGCGCGGGAGCTGGCGCAGGACCGGACCGCCGGTCTGATCGCCTCATCGATCCAAAGGGAGGTGCGCGGACGTGAATTGCTCAGCTTGTAGTGCAAGACTATCCGCTCATCGCGACGGCGAACTTTCGCGAGCCGATGCATTGCTGATCGCCGGTCACCTGGCCGGCTGCCCGTCGTGCAGCGCACTCAACGCGCGTCTGCAGCGTGTCGACGAAGTGCTTGAATCGCTCTCGTTCATCGAACCCGGCAAAGATTTCACCGCATTGGTAATGGCAAAGATCGCCGAGATGCCGGCGCACGCGCCGAAACGGTTCTCGGTCTGGTGGATGGGCGGATACACCGCCGCTGCGTGGGCAGCATTTGCTACGCTGACAGCGACTCATGTCTTCAATCCGCAAGACGTCGTGGCCGAACTCGGCGCATTTGCCGGCAAGACCGGATTCGCCATGGAGACCCTCTACAAGATCGGTGCGCATTTCCACCTCATCGACGTCGCCTCAGCGGCAGTCGTTATAGAAATAGCAATGCTGGCCGTCGGCGCCACCGTCGGCCGCAAGTATCTGCCGCGCCTTGGCTTGGCGTTGTTGGGAGCCCAACCGTGATAATGGATATTGCACTGTCGCCCGTCCGACGCACACCGGCGGGGCTGTTCGCGGCACTAGCCGCAGTCGCAGGCGTCGCCCTATTCTGCGCGCCCGCCACCGCTGCATATGGTCACAGTGAAGGCGACCGCGTCGTCTTTGGATCGAGCGTC from Candidatus Eremiobacteraceae bacterium encodes the following:
- a CDS encoding sigma-70 family RNA polymerase sigma factor; the protein is MTGGSVINATVPGDETLVALVLKGNSQAFAPLVERHQRGIVNFIYACVRSGEDANDLAQETFMRAYAHLRTFNPTLGKFSTWLYQIARNVARTHLGKESRRPQTEDLYEDETIEQRLPETRRDAAPEATLIAAEDEALVRDALAHIPEKMRAALALRFFNHLEYQEIADTMQVTLGNVKTLIHRGKAALARELAQDRTAGLIASSIQREVRGRELLSL
- a CDS encoding acyl-CoA thioesterase, yielding MTDQKAVIPAGKPVAASVTVLATLAEPADANPMGNVHGGHIMKLVDQAAAAAAIRHAGKLCVTASIDRLDFLHPVRIGDMIELKSAVNFTHKTSMEVGVHIDTENLATGKRNHVASAYLIFVALDERGRPASVLPVIPETASEKLRYQQGELRYRQRKETREQERALDTAARDR
- a CDS encoding DMT family transporter; this translates as MTAGEPRGSAVARYPLLLLGVIGLSCAGIFYSLAHAPAMAMVAYRSLFAALLVLPLLAFSRRGARAAAQTAMRRGDLALSITAGALFAIDLTLWAVGLHFTSVSSAMLFVSTDPIWIALFGAMFFAEKPRPLAVAGILVAVAGTLVVAGMDIRISGSALAGDALALSAALAETWYLLIGRRVRIRVDTTRYATVVYISCAVCTWLMMAATRYSPAITLHDLWLALALALIVTIVGHTLIQRSLGYLPAAVVAVSFLSQPLIAAVLAFIVLHQTVPVTTAIGGLIALAGIGLVAYANERVAPGVDAAVV